A stretch of Fundicoccus culcitae DNA encodes these proteins:
- a CDS encoding YesL family protein — MNRWVTFNKYMMLGLQWMLLNIYWLIFTFLGGVILGFFPATIALLTMLANKSYKEQSARELFKSFWQVYKKHFLRGNRYAVIYYGIAYLIYWSSLTVLSNDLQILYPWLILLLIMFVAHLAYFFVFMATEHLSFWGHLSQPFMVMLVTPLETIGIVVTTVLWLIVLDFFVVLIPLFSANVIALCWLLLSQQALRKIKKKQEVMEG, encoded by the coding sequence ATGAATCGTTGGGTAACCTTCAATAAATACATGATGCTTGGTCTACAATGGATGCTGTTAAATATCTATTGGTTGATATTTACATTTCTTGGTGGGGTTATATTAGGCTTTTTCCCTGCGACAATAGCATTGTTGACAATGTTAGCTAACAAAAGTTATAAGGAGCAATCGGCTAGGGAATTGTTTAAGTCCTTCTGGCAAGTGTATAAAAAACACTTTTTACGTGGCAATCGTTATGCGGTTATTTATTATGGGATAGCCTATTTGATCTATTGGAGTAGCTTAACCGTTCTCTCTAACGATTTACAAATACTTTACCCTTGGCTTATTTTGTTATTAATCATGTTTGTAGCACATCTAGCTTACTTTTTTGTTTTTATGGCAACCGAACACTTAAGCTTCTGGGGTCATTTAAGCCAACCGTTTATGGTAATGTTAGTTACACCTTTAGAAACGATTGGTATCGTAGTGACGACGGTTTTATGGTTGATTGTGTTGGATTTCTTTGTCGTATTAATCCCGCTTTTTTCAGCCAATGTGATTGCTTTGTGTTGGCTATTGTTGAGTCAACAAGCTTTACGTAAGATAAAGAAGAAACAAGAAGTGATGGAAGGATAA
- a CDS encoding ABC transporter ATP-binding protein has product MEKIKLNNLRKTYQDEEVIHGVDLTVNKGEFIVFVGPSGCGKSTLLNMIAGLETITGGELFIDGKLMNQIEPKDRNIAMVFQNYALYPHLTVFKNLSFGLEIKGVKKEIIKEKVHSAAKIVNLENFLDRYPKSLSGGQQQRVALGRALVRDVDIFLMDEPLSNLDAKLRTELRSEIKSLHKQLNNTIIYVTHDQVEALTMADRIVVLNNGEVMQVGTPEEVYNNPQNLFVAEFIGTPRVNTFKAKISNHSILLHKQPITIDAKILDSIDFDNDTEIVLAIRPEHVLLTASESNNFHIIVEDSELLGSEKVIHSKIEQDSLSILIDPLNPVPYELDISFPVEKLMVFNSQSGIRI; this is encoded by the coding sequence ATGGAGAAAATTAAACTAAACAATTTAAGGAAAACATACCAGGATGAAGAAGTTATACACGGTGTTGATTTAACGGTCAATAAAGGCGAATTTATTGTGTTTGTCGGACCGTCTGGATGTGGTAAGTCTACTCTATTAAATATGATTGCTGGTTTAGAAACTATCACTGGTGGTGAGTTATTCATTGATGGGAAACTAATGAATCAAATTGAACCTAAAGATAGAAATATCGCAATGGTTTTTCAGAATTATGCTTTATACCCTCATTTAACGGTATTCAAGAACTTGTCTTTTGGACTTGAAATAAAAGGTGTCAAGAAAGAAATTATCAAAGAAAAAGTCCACTCAGCCGCCAAAATTGTTAATTTAGAAAATTTCTTAGACCGCTATCCTAAATCATTATCTGGTGGACAACAGCAAAGAGTTGCTTTAGGTCGCGCATTAGTTAGAGATGTTGATATTTTTTTAATGGATGAACCTTTATCAAATTTAGATGCTAAATTACGAACCGAATTGCGTTCGGAAATCAAATCCCTACATAAACAGCTTAATAATACTATCATATACGTTACGCATGACCAAGTTGAAGCATTAACTATGGCTGACAGAATTGTTGTTTTAAATAATGGGGAAGTGATGCAAGTAGGTACTCCGGAAGAAGTTTATAATAACCCTCAAAACCTTTTCGTTGCAGAATTTATAGGTACACCAAGAGTTAATACTTTTAAAGCTAAAATTTCCAATCATTCAATCCTTTTACACAAACAGCCTATAACTATAGATGCTAAAATTTTAGATTCGATTGATTTTGATAATGATACAGAAATAGTATTAGCTATTCGTCCAGAACACGTGCTTTTAACAGCATCTGAATCAAATAATTTCCACATTATAGTCGAAGATTCTGAATTACTAGGTTCTGAAAAAGTAATACATTCAAAAATTGAACAAGATAGTCTTTCAATCCTGATTGATCCATTAAACCCAGTGCCATATGAATTAGATATATCCTTTCCTGTTGAAAAATTAATGGTCTTTAATAGCCAATCTGGTATTAGAATTTAA
- a CDS encoding DUF4185 domain-containing protein, producing MKKITKTLLLLLLAVSLFPPININAARTDLMLNQVEKVAQVTGEDIDESTLINPNDTAGRFNVHATDLGVMWDATTDSDDPKIMIAFGDTYDGGWGGFGGGGALSGWRSNVLGVSRDQDLSDGLYIDSMIMDSEKENYAKEIIYSAKETHGYGDFTAIPTAGVTIGDRHFIHYMQVKRWGDPGQWDTNFSALVYSDDEGETWQPSDVEWAGDSHFAQVAFLKEEGYVYVFGTPSGRFGSLYLARVPEAELLNQDSYRYWDGKDWVVDELDAMPVVDAPVSELSVLYNAYYDRYLMMYLNEDKYSVVLRSATELTGEWSDEVVVVTGQEFPQLYGSYMHPWSMDSESIYFVMSEWGPYNVFLYRADLSVAE from the coding sequence ATGAAAAAAATAACAAAAACCTTATTACTACTGCTTCTTGCAGTCAGTTTATTCCCCCCAATAAATATCAATGCAGCAAGGACGGATCTAATGCTTAATCAAGTTGAAAAAGTAGCGCAAGTTACTGGTGAAGATATTGACGAATCAACCCTTATCAATCCAAATGATACAGCAGGTCGTTTTAATGTACATGCGACGGATTTAGGTGTCATGTGGGATGCAACCACTGATTCAGACGATCCTAAAATTATGATTGCTTTTGGCGATACTTATGATGGTGGTTGGGGTGGTTTTGGTGGTGGCGGTGCTTTAAGTGGTTGGCGGAGTAATGTGCTAGGCGTTTCGCGAGATCAAGATTTATCTGATGGCTTATACATTGATAGCATGATAATGGATTCTGAGAAAGAAAACTATGCCAAAGAAATTATCTATTCCGCAAAAGAAACGCATGGGTATGGGGATTTTACAGCAATCCCAACAGCTGGTGTTACCATTGGCGATAGGCATTTTATTCATTATATGCAAGTGAAACGTTGGGGCGACCCTGGTCAATGGGATACCAATTTTTCGGCTTTAGTCTATTCAGATGATGAAGGAGAAACGTGGCAACCATCAGATGTTGAATGGGCAGGTGATAGTCACTTTGCTCAAGTTGCTTTTCTAAAAGAAGAGGGTTATGTTTATGTCTTTGGAACACCTTCTGGCCGTTTTGGTTCGCTATATTTGGCCCGAGTACCAGAGGCTGAACTATTAAACCAAGACAGTTACCGATATTGGGATGGTAAGGATTGGGTTGTAGATGAGTTAGATGCCATGCCCGTTGTCGATGCGCCAGTCAGTGAACTATCCGTATTGTATAATGCCTATTATGACCGTTACCTAATGATGTACTTAAATGAGGATAAATACTCAGTCGTTTTAAGATCAGCAACGGAATTAACCGGTGAATGGTCTGATGAGGTAGTAGTAGTTACAGGGCAAGAATTCCCGCAACTATATGGTAGTTATATGCATCCGTGGTCAATGGATAGTGAAAGTATCTATTTTGTAATGTCCGAATGGGGACCGTATAATGTCTTTCTCTACCGGGCAGACTTATCTGTTGCTGAATAA
- a CDS encoding DeoR/GlpR family DNA-binding transcription regulator, with protein MLAHERREKILEILNRQQTFRISEHISQFNVTTETLRRDLEELESQNLLTRIHGGAIKVDKYPVNELNFKTRSEINLKAKKEIAKTAMQFVHEHDYIAMDVSTTNTEIAKELVNHFDSLTIITNSIEIISILSVKPNFTIIIPGGILRNKELAIIGESAENEVSQYNIRLFLMSISGISLTASLTDYGIGEVKMKKKFLENSKEVILVADHSKFEAIAFQKVCDFNQIECIVTDSGLDAEVLKVYEANDIKIVTQ; from the coding sequence ATGCTAGCACATGAAAGAAGAGAAAAAATTTTAGAAATATTAAATCGACAACAAACCTTTAGAATTAGTGAACACATTTCGCAATTTAATGTTACAACCGAGACATTAAGAAGAGATTTAGAAGAATTAGAGAGTCAAAATTTATTAACACGAATTCATGGTGGAGCCATAAAAGTTGATAAGTACCCGGTCAATGAACTTAATTTCAAAACACGATCTGAAATTAACTTGAAAGCAAAAAAAGAAATTGCTAAAACTGCTATGCAATTTGTTCATGAACATGATTATATAGCAATGGATGTATCAACTACCAATACAGAAATAGCTAAGGAATTAGTCAATCACTTTGATTCCTTGACTATTATTACCAATTCAATTGAAATCATCTCGATTTTAAGTGTTAAACCTAACTTTACGATAATCATTCCTGGAGGGATTCTTAGAAATAAGGAATTAGCTATCATTGGAGAGAGTGCCGAAAATGAAGTTTCACAATATAATATCCGTTTATTTTTAATGTCAATATCAGGTATTTCTTTAACTGCTTCTTTAACTGATTACGGTATAGGAGAAGTTAAGATGAAAAAGAAATTTTTAGAAAACTCGAAAGAGGTTATTTTGGTAGCCGATCATTCAAAATTTGAAGCTATCGCTTTTCAAAAGGTATGTGATTTCAATCAAATTGAGTGTATTGTGACTGATTCAGGTCTTGATGCTGAAGTATTAAAAGTTTATGAAGCAAATGACATAAAGATTGTTACACAATAA
- a CDS encoding glycoside hydrolase family 1 protein — MSELKFPEGFLWGGATAANQIEGAWNEDGKGMTIQDCLPFREVGHDDFTKQFEFTSKDLEEALVAGPEANYPKRRGIDHYHRYKEDIALFAELGMKVYRLSISWSRIYTHPEDAEPNQAGIDFYLDLFKELKKHNIEPLVTISHYDPPLALTQEYQGWYSRECVDLFVKYAKTCFEYFGDYVKYWVTFNEVDAMERHPVTSGGLIEDRFTDIPFDLVIYQAMHHQMIASAKAVKLCHEMLPDAKIGCMMTKLAFYAYTCKPEDNLATQQRMRPIYRYVDIQVFGEYPKYLLNELSKKGYTIQMEADDEAVLKEGKVDFVSFSYYMTSTMAADIEGLEMAPGNTVNGVKNPYIPSSEWGWQIDPIGLRISLVELHDRYRIPLFIVENGLGARDTVTEDGKIHDSYRIDYLKEHVKAMSDAINEDGVELFGYTWWGCIDLISESTREMTKRYGFIYVDADNYGNGTYNRTRKDSFYYYQQVIASNGTDLEVKL, encoded by the coding sequence ATGAGTGAATTAAAATTTCCTGAAGGATTTTTATGGGGTGGAGCAACTGCAGCTAATCAGATAGAAGGGGCTTGGAATGAAGATGGAAAAGGTATGACAATCCAAGATTGCCTACCATTCCGTGAAGTTGGTCATGATGATTTTACAAAACAATTTGAATTTACATCAAAAGATTTAGAAGAGGCATTAGTTGCTGGTCCAGAAGCGAACTATCCAAAGCGTCGTGGTATCGACCATTACCATCGTTATAAAGAAGATATTGCTCTTTTTGCAGAATTAGGTATGAAAGTTTATCGCTTATCTATATCTTGGAGTCGTATTTACACGCATCCTGAAGATGCTGAGCCAAATCAAGCGGGAATTGATTTTTATTTGGATTTATTTAAAGAATTAAAAAAACACAATATCGAACCATTGGTGACAATATCTCATTATGATCCACCATTAGCATTAACTCAAGAATATCAAGGATGGTATTCAAGAGAATGTGTTGATTTATTTGTTAAATATGCCAAAACATGTTTTGAGTATTTCGGAGACTACGTTAAGTATTGGGTTACATTTAATGAAGTAGATGCGATGGAAAGACATCCAGTGACAAGTGGGGGATTGATTGAAGATCGCTTTACAGATATACCATTTGATTTAGTTATTTATCAAGCCATGCATCACCAAATGATTGCTAGTGCAAAGGCTGTAAAATTGTGTCATGAGATGTTACCAGATGCAAAAATTGGCTGTATGATGACTAAATTGGCATTCTATGCCTATACTTGTAAGCCTGAAGACAATCTGGCCACTCAACAAAGAATGCGTCCAATTTATCGTTATGTAGACATCCAAGTGTTTGGCGAGTATCCGAAATATTTACTGAATGAACTTAGTAAAAAAGGGTATACGATTCAAATGGAAGCGGACGATGAAGCAGTGTTAAAAGAAGGAAAAGTCGACTTTGTTTCATTCTCTTATTACATGACTTCAACGATGGCTGCAGATATAGAAGGATTAGAAATGGCTCCTGGCAATACCGTTAACGGTGTTAAAAATCCTTATATTCCTTCAAGTGAATGGGGATGGCAAATTGACCCAATCGGTCTAAGAATTTCATTAGTTGAATTACATGATCGTTATCGGATCCCATTATTCATTGTTGAAAATGGATTAGGTGCTCGTGATACGGTTACTGAAGATGGTAAAATTCATGATAGCTATCGAATTGATTATTTGAAAGAACACGTTAAAGCAATGAGTGATGCGATTAATGAAGATGGTGTTGAATTATTTGGCTATACTTGGTGGGGATGTATTGACTTAATTTCCGAATCAACACGTGAAATGACTAAACGTTATGGCTTTATCTATGTTGATGCGGACAATTATGGCAATGGAACGTATAACCGTACTAGAAAAGACAGTTTCTACTATTACCAACAAGTGATTGCATCAAACGGAACAGATTTGGAAGTGAAGTTATAA
- a CDS encoding NADPH-dependent FMN reductase has protein sequence MKFGIILGSTREGRVSPQVGEYIYNIAAKREGHEFEIVDIADYNLPFLGTGEPNPAWNAKIDELDGYIFIVQEYNHGLSAALKNALDSARKEWFNKAAGIVSYGSGSGIRAAEQVRIILSEQYIAHVRTHPAFNLFTDFEEFTTFKPGAHMEAGVNDMLDELILWSEAMATIRK, from the coding sequence ATGAAATTTGGAATTATCTTAGGTTCAACACGTGAAGGTCGTGTAAGCCCACAAGTCGGAGAATACATTTATAACATTGCTGCTAAACGTGAAGGACATGAATTTGAAATTGTTGATATTGCAGACTACAACTTACCTTTCTTAGGTACGGGTGAACCCAATCCTGCTTGGAATGCAAAGATTGATGAATTAGATGGTTATATCTTTATCGTCCAAGAATATAATCATGGTCTTTCTGCTGCTTTAAAAAATGCCTTAGATAGTGCTCGTAAAGAATGGTTTAACAAAGCGGCTGGGATTGTTTCTTATGGATCAGGTAGTGGTATCCGTGCGGCTGAACAAGTTCGAATTATTTTAAGTGAACAATATATCGCTCATGTACGTACACATCCTGCTTTTAATTTATTTACTGATTTTGAAGAATTTACCACTTTCAAACCAGGCGCTCACATGGAAGCTGGCGTAAATGATATGTTAGATGAATTGATTTTATGGTCTGAAGCAATGGCGACTATTCGTAAATAA
- a CDS encoding beta-glucoside-specific PTS transporter subunit IIABC, protein MAKNYSELSQNILTNIGGKQNVKEIFHCVTRLRFYLHDEEKVDVDKLKDLDGVIGVRYSGDQLQIIIGEHVSDVYKEITNQIGDLAIKSGEVEVEEEKKKKFSLETLFETLAAIFLPVVPALAGSGMIKGLIIILTNFLNVDPNLGIMQLLTIASDAVFYFFPFLVAWSASNRFKTNTALALGLAGVLLHPIMTSGLAAGEVGFDVFGLTVPFVRYASSSIPIILTVLVLSYVYPFVDNLLPKALRMVFTAMIVLLIMVPITLIVVAPLANYLAQGLASLVKWLFDLSPIVAGFVVGGTRPLVVLSGMHLSLGAIMIENIATFGYDIILPVNTMGTMAMVGAALGTWYKSKDQNTKTISFSAFISAFIGITEPTIYGVLLKFKNALIATMIAGGIAGAYVAFFGATASAYVNSSIMSLPVFMGPGFLHFCIGMAMATAIAFILIQIMGLSEEKDLVEQDSEVNLDYTITSPLVGEVKELSQINDEVFAKGLMGKGIAIKPKSNLVIAPFDGEVVSVYPTKHAISLRSNTGIELIIHLGIDTANLKGEYFDVKVSEGQKIKRGDTIAVVDFESIEKRGYSIWSPIIVPNVSDFLDVIPSKINGSTKSSDNIIEVIK, encoded by the coding sequence ATGGCAAAAAATTATAGTGAATTAAGCCAAAATATTTTAACAAATATAGGTGGAAAACAAAATGTTAAAGAAATTTTTCACTGTGTAACACGTCTAAGATTTTATTTGCATGATGAGGAAAAAGTAGATGTTGATAAATTAAAAGATTTAGATGGCGTTATTGGTGTACGCTACTCTGGCGATCAATTACAAATTATTATTGGTGAACATGTCAGTGACGTATATAAAGAAATAACAAATCAAATTGGTGATCTAGCGATTAAGTCTGGTGAAGTAGAAGTTGAAGAAGAGAAGAAAAAGAAATTTAGTTTAGAGACTTTATTCGAAACTTTAGCAGCTATCTTCTTGCCCGTAGTACCTGCTCTTGCTGGCTCTGGAATGATTAAAGGCTTAATCATTATTTTAACTAATTTCTTGAATGTAGACCCTAACTTAGGCATTATGCAGTTATTAACAATTGCATCAGATGCAGTCTTTTACTTCTTCCCTTTCTTAGTTGCTTGGTCAGCATCAAATAGATTTAAAACTAATACAGCTTTGGCATTGGGCTTAGCCGGTGTTTTGCTACATCCGATTATGACTAGCGGATTAGCAGCTGGTGAAGTAGGGTTTGATGTTTTTGGACTAACCGTTCCGTTTGTTAGATATGCATCTAGTAGTATACCAATAATTTTAACGGTGCTAGTTCTAAGTTATGTTTATCCATTTGTTGATAATCTATTACCAAAAGCACTTCGAATGGTTTTCACGGCAATGATTGTCTTGTTAATCATGGTACCTATAACGTTAATCGTTGTGGCTCCTTTAGCAAATTATCTCGCTCAAGGATTAGCTTCGTTAGTAAAATGGTTGTTTGATTTATCACCAATTGTAGCCGGATTTGTTGTTGGTGGTACACGTCCATTGGTTGTTTTATCAGGTATGCATTTATCTTTAGGGGCTATCATGATAGAAAATATCGCGACGTTTGGTTACGATATTATTTTACCTGTTAATACGATGGGAACAATGGCTATGGTAGGTGCTGCCTTAGGTACTTGGTACAAATCTAAAGATCAAAATACTAAGACGATTTCATTTTCTGCTTTTATTTCTGCTTTTATTGGTATTACTGAACCAACCATTTATGGGGTATTACTCAAATTCAAAAATGCTTTAATTGCCACAATGATTGCGGGTGGTATTGCAGGTGCTTATGTTGCATTCTTTGGAGCAACGGCTAGTGCATATGTCAATTCTAGCATCATGTCTTTACCAGTCTTTATGGGGCCTGGCTTTTTACATTTCTGTATTGGTATGGCAATGGCAACTGCAATTGCATTCATACTCATTCAAATTATGGGATTATCGGAAGAAAAGGATTTAGTGGAACAAGATTCAGAAGTTAACTTAGACTATACTATTACCAGTCCCCTAGTAGGAGAAGTCAAAGAGTTAAGTCAAATCAATGACGAAGTATTCGCTAAAGGGTTAATGGGGAAAGGAATCGCAATAAAACCAAAAAGTAATTTGGTTATTGCTCCTTTTGATGGTGAAGTTGTTTCAGTATACCCTACAAAACATGCTATTAGTTTGCGTTCAAATACGGGTATTGAGTTAATTATTCATCTTGGGATTGATACAGCAAACTTAAAAGGAGAATATTTTGATGTTAAAGTGTCAGAAGGTCAAAAAATTAAACGGGGTGATACGATTGCAGTAGTCGATTTTGAAAGTATTGAAAAACGAGGTTATTCAATCTGGTCGCCTATTATTGTGCCAAATGTTAGTGATTTTCTAGATGTTATTCCGAGTAAAATAAACGGTTCAACCAAAAGTTCTGACAATATTATTGAAGTAATTAAATAA
- a CDS encoding phosphoribosyltransferase, whose translation MLFKDRMDAGKQLARKIPTTQTNDTIVLALPRGGVPLAVEIVKYLHCDFDVILAKKIGHPRNSEYAIGAIAEGGQPIYNQHEVAMIDKAWLAEKITQIQAEMARRRRLYDTILTAKDLKDRSVIIVDDGIATGMTMFAAIEAARVAGVSHLAVAVPVIPKDTYEQLQRAADAVYYLQVPNRFLGAVGAYYQSFPQVMDFEVQELIKSLG comes from the coding sequence ATGTTATTCAAGGACCGTATGGATGCTGGTAAACAATTGGCAAGGAAAATTCCTACAACTCAGACAAATGATACAATAGTTTTGGCTTTACCTAGAGGGGGCGTTCCATTAGCCGTTGAGATAGTCAAATATCTACATTGTGACTTTGACGTGATATTAGCTAAGAAAATTGGTCATCCTCGAAACTCAGAATATGCAATTGGTGCGATTGCTGAAGGTGGACAACCGATATATAATCAACACGAAGTCGCTATGATTGATAAAGCCTGGTTAGCCGAAAAAATCACACAAATTCAAGCAGAAATGGCTCGGCGTCGACGTTTATACGATACTATTTTAACAGCGAAAGATTTGAAAGATCGTTCTGTAATTATAGTCGATGATGGCATTGCAACCGGCATGACCATGTTTGCAGCCATTGAAGCGGCTAGAGTTGCTGGCGTATCGCATCTCGCGGTTGCCGTACCCGTGATTCCTAAAGATACCTATGAACAATTACAAAGAGCAGCTGATGCTGTCTATTATCTTCAAGTCCCCAATCGATTCTTAGGTGCAGTAGGTGCCTATTACCAATCCTTCCCACAAGTCATGGATTTTGAAGTGCAAGAATTGATAAAGTCTTTGGGGTAA
- a CDS encoding IS4 family transposase, which yields MSRFAKITFNHLKEAIQSVCQNRADHVYQPDVDFTRNRKLTMPVVIESVIKFGAESLNNELFRLWNNHTETPTPSAFVQARSKLKVSAFKEVFHRFNQTLDNIKTFKGYRLLAHDGSDLPLPQNVTDHDNHYKDEKATGYNMVHLNFLYDLLNKQFLDVDIQKSRQSDERASLIQMAKTIKTNIPSIFIADRGYPSYNVFAHLQELQHKYVIRCKDLNDRDFVRKSDVPDTDEYDTIVSLKIARSRIKAYTEDPSFRFLAYTSKFDFLERGSKNYYELTLRVVRFKLSENTYQCLITNLDESFTSNDLKELYHLRWGIETALCDLKHAVNLEYLHTKGSHQTYQEIYGRLIMYNFTMRLVSNVKIPKKDRKWDYQVNLKVAFKLCRAYLMNHSIDIMKLIESRILPIRKGRRYKRTKSRTGFVGFNYR from the coding sequence ATGTCACGTTTCGCTAAAATTACTTTTAATCACTTGAAGGAAGCCATTCAATCCGTGTGTCAAAACCGAGCAGACCACGTGTACCAGCCTGATGTTGATTTTACACGAAATCGCAAATTAACGATGCCAGTTGTTATTGAATCAGTGATTAAGTTTGGTGCGGAAAGTCTTAATAATGAATTATTTAGGCTTTGGAACAATCATACCGAGACACCAACCCCATCAGCTTTTGTTCAAGCACGTTCAAAACTAAAAGTGAGTGCATTTAAAGAAGTATTTCATCGATTTAATCAAACCTTAGATAACATCAAAACATTTAAAGGCTATCGATTGCTTGCCCATGATGGCTCTGATTTACCTTTACCTCAGAATGTGACAGACCATGATAATCATTATAAAGATGAGAAAGCGACGGGTTATAATATGGTCCATTTAAATTTTCTATATGATTTATTAAATAAACAGTTTCTTGATGTAGATATTCAGAAAAGTCGACAATCGGATGAGCGTGCTAGCCTCATACAAATGGCCAAAACAATAAAAACGAATATTCCAAGTATCTTCATAGCTGATCGAGGGTATCCTTCCTACAATGTGTTTGCGCATCTTCAAGAACTGCAACACAAATACGTCATTCGATGCAAAGATTTAAATGACAGGGATTTTGTGCGAAAATCCGACGTGCCAGATACAGATGAATACGATACGATTGTTTCTCTAAAGATAGCTCGTTCACGAATTAAAGCATATACAGAAGATCCATCGTTTCGTTTTCTAGCTTATACATCTAAGTTTGATTTTTTAGAACGCGGTAGCAAGAATTATTATGAATTAACTTTGCGAGTTGTTCGATTCAAGCTGAGCGAAAACACTTACCAATGTTTAATAACCAATCTTGATGAGAGCTTTACATCAAATGACTTAAAAGAATTATACCATTTACGGTGGGGAATTGAGACAGCTTTATGTGATTTAAAGCACGCTGTTAACTTAGAATACTTACATACAAAAGGGAGTCATCAAACTTACCAAGAAATATATGGGCGATTAATTATGTATAACTTCACGATGAGGCTAGTTAGTAACGTTAAGATTCCCAAAAAAGATCGAAAGTGGGATTATCAAGTTAATTTAAAGGTGGCATTTAAGTTATGTCGAGCCTATTTAATGAATCATTCAATAGACATTATGAAATTGATAGAATCCCGTATTCTTCCTATTCGAAAAGGAAGGCGCTATAAACGCACAAAATCCCGAACTGGATTTGTTGGATTTAATTATAGATAA
- the licT gene encoding BglG family transcription antiterminator LicT, with amino-acid sequence MKIIRVLNNNAVVTSDDQGQDIIALGSGIAFQKKSGDLVDEKSVDRIFYQDSNDLVGKLKRIFSEIPIEFIEMSEEIISDATVELGKEYNTHLSISLPDHIQFVIQRYHSGIEIHNPLSHEIKQMYHEEYRFAKKKLGVINDRFNVQLPEDEATSIVLHLVNAELTGNMSDTMHMIELVQNILEIIKNDMGIVYDEESLDYYRLMTHLKFFYRRLYHEAPKQSSRDIQLLQLVKERYSKAFSCAEKVKSYLLNEEKTQVTDDDLLYLTIHIQKVSN; translated from the coding sequence TTGAAGATAATACGGGTTTTAAACAACAATGCAGTAGTAACCTCCGATGATCAAGGACAAGATATTATTGCGTTAGGGAGTGGAATAGCTTTTCAAAAAAAGAGTGGCGATCTAGTTGATGAAAAATCTGTGGATAGAATTTTTTATCAAGATTCCAATGATTTAGTTGGTAAATTGAAACGGATCTTTTCTGAGATACCTATAGAATTTATTGAAATGTCGGAAGAGATTATATCTGATGCGACGGTTGAGTTAGGTAAAGAGTATAATACACATTTATCTATTTCGTTACCAGATCATATTCAGTTTGTTATTCAACGTTATCATAGTGGAATTGAAATTCACAATCCATTATCACATGAAATTAAGCAGATGTATCATGAAGAGTATCGATTTGCTAAGAAAAAATTAGGTGTAATAAACGATCGATTTAATGTTCAATTACCTGAAGATGAGGCTACTTCTATTGTGTTGCATTTAGTGAATGCTGAATTGACTGGTAACATGAGTGATACGATGCATATGATTGAGCTTGTACAGAATATACTAGAAATAATCAAAAATGATATGGGTATTGTATATGATGAAGAATCTTTAGATTATTATCGCTTAATGACACATTTAAAATTTTTCTACCGTAGACTATACCATGAAGCACCAAAGCAAAGTAGTAGAGATATTCAACTGTTGCAACTGGTTAAAGAAAGATATAGTAAAGCATTTAGTTGTGCCGAAAAAGTAAAAAGTTATTTATTAAATGAAGAAAAAACGCAAGTAACGGATGATGATCTGTTGTACTTAACCATTCATATTCAAAAAGTATCAAATTAA